CCCGATAAACTCTTTGAAAAATCTGCTGGCTGAAATGGGGTGAATCGGTTTGCGCCACAAATAATCCATCCTCTTGAAGAGAATGATGGACGCTCCTGTAAAACTCTTTGTCGAAAAGCTCAATTGCCGGGCCCACCGGGTCTGAAGAATCCACTATCAAAACATCATATTTTTCTTTTTGCTGCCTTACATAATTCACACCATTGTCAATAATTACATTAAGCCTCGGGTCCTCAAACGCGGATGCCGTTTCCGGCAGATAGGTACGACAGGCAGTAATCACGCGCTCGTCAATTTCAACCAGATCAACTTTCTCGACCGTTGGGTGCTTTAGCACCTCCCGTGCCGTTCCCCCGTCTCCCCCTCCTACAATCAGAATCTGGCGGGGATTTGGGTGTGTAAACATGGGAACATGAGCAATCATTTCGTGATAAATAAACTCGTCCGAAACTGTGGTCTGAATAATCCCATCCAAAACCAAAGCACGGCCGAATTCCACAGTATCCACAATGGCAAGGTGCTGGTAAGGGGTTTGTTCCGTGTAGATCGTTTTATGTATGCGCCATTTTACACTGTATCCCGGGGTATGGTCTTCAATAAGCCAGAATGTCACTAAAAGCAACTCCTTCCTGAAAAAACTTTTTCAATGGTTGTTCTATTTACCTGCTTGAGAACCGTTCCTGTTTTTCAAGTGCCGAATATCCTTGTC
Above is a genomic segment from Bacillota bacterium containing:
- the speE gene encoding polyamine aminopropyltransferase, whose protein sequence is MTFWLIEDHTPGYSVKWRIHKTIYTEQTPYQHLAIVDTVEFGRALVLDGIIQTTVSDEFIYHEMIAHVPMFTHPNPRQILIVGGGDGGTAREVLKHPTVEKVDLVEIDERVITACRTYLPETASAFEDPRLNVIIDNGVNYVRQQKEKYDVLIVDSSDPVGPAIELFDKEFYRSVHHSLQEDGLFVAQTDSPHFSQQIFQRVYRDIKSIFPMVAVYLACIPSYISGYWSFTLGSKCYHPVQDCRVNSLIKTRYYTPELHRASFVLPRFIQELLGED